The sequence CGCCAAAGAACGGGCCGCTGCGAAGGCGGCGGCCCGGTAGAATTAGTCGTTCAGCGTTTGGATGTACGCGTAGACGTCTTTCATGGCCTGATCGTCGGGAAGGGTCATAGACATCGGTCGCATCTGGGCCCCATAGATGTCCTGGGGATTGGTGCCACGGATGCCGGCCTTGAAGTTGTTCAGCTGGCGAACGAAATACCACTCCTGCAGGCCGGTCAGGTTGGGCGCGCTCAGCGCATCCATACCCTTACCGTTGGGGCCGTGACAAGCCACGCAGGTGGCGTACAGGGCTTTACCCTTCTCGGCGTCACCAGCGGCAATCGCGGTGGAGCTGAGCAGCGTGGCGGCAACTAAAATCAGTGTTTTCATGGATTTGTCTCGAGAAACCGTTTTTTGACGTCAGCGTAACTTACCAAATTTGGATGAAAAATTCGTGATTTGTCGAAGAAAACGCCACCCGCCCGAAGCCTTGGGGGCTAGGAGTTGGAAAACCGGCCGACGATGACCGAAATATTGTCCGTGCCGCCGTCGCTGTTGGCCTGGGAGATCAGTTCACGACAGGCTTCTTTCGCCGTTTTTGCCGCGGCGATGGTGGTCGTGATTGCTGCATCGCTGACGTGTTTGGTCA comes from Pseudomonadota bacterium and encodes:
- a CDS encoding c-type cytochrome, with protein sequence MKTLILVAATLLSSTAIAAGDAEKGKALYATCVACHGPNGKGMDALSAPNLTGLQEWYFVRQLNNFKAGIRGTNPQDIYGAQMRPMSMTLPDDQAMKDVYAYIQTLND